CCCGAGCCAGGCGCCTGGGTGCCGCCTGATACGACCGTGGTGCTGGGTGTGCGCGCGCCCGACGAGGCGCCGCCGCCGGCTACCGAGCCAACCGCCGAGCCAACCGCTGAGCCGCCGCCAGGGCCACCACCCGATGGCGGAAGCACCCCGATTCCGCCGCCAATCGAGATCCCGACGCCGGCTGTGCCATAGCGCCACCGTTGGCGTAGCGCTGCTATACCTGGCAGCGCTACGCCGGCGCCAGCAGCTCCGGCCGGGTTAGGCCACGCTCTCGCCTGGCTTGAGCGCGATCACCTCGGTGTGGACGCCAAACTCCGCGATATGCTGGCGCAGCTGCTCGGGCGTGCCGTGTAGCAGTGGGAAGGTGCCGAAGTGGCCGGGGATGGCATACTTCGAGCGGATCAGCTTCAGCGCATACGCTGCCTGGCGCGGATCCATTGTGAAGTAGTCGCCGATCGGCAGGATGGTCAGGTCGGGCTGGTACAGGTCGCCGACGATCAGCATATCGTAGGTCACGGCTGTGTCGCCGGTGTGGTAGATCGTGAAGCCGTTCTCCATGCGCAGCACATAGCCCACCGCCTCGCCGAGCGGTACGATCGTGCCGTTATCGTTGTAGGTGCTGCTATGCGCGGCGGTCGTCATCGTGGCGTGAATGCCGGCTACTTGCACAGTGCCGCCCTTGTTGAAGCCGACAATGCGATCCTCGCCAACCCCTTGCGCCGTCAGCCACGATACTAGGTCGAACATACAGACGATTTTGGCGTCGGTCAGCGTCGCCAGCGCGAGCAGGTCGGCGATGTGGTCGAAGTGGCCGTGCGTGATCAGGATTGCGTCGAGCCCCTCGCTGCGCACGCGCTGCTTCCAGGCGTCGGGGCAGGCTGGGTTGGTCTCAACCCACGAATCGATCAGGAGCTTTTTGCCCGTGGGTGTGGTGATGTGAAATGTGCCGTGGCCAAGCCAGCTAATCGTTGTGTCGCGTCCAATCGATGCCATACAGGCCTCCTTAGGGTTCATCGCAGAAACGATACTATACCGCTCTGCCGAAGGCTGCACACTGCCAACTCTGTGGGGCTTGCGAGGCGTTATGAAGGCACAGTACTGTTCATATAGTATAGCATACGCCGCATAGCGCCATATCAATAGCCAAAAGGAAGTTGACACGCGCCCGATTATGCGTATAATATATGCATACCCCCCGTGGGTATCCGCCCACTTCTACTAAAAGGGCACGGACGTACAAGGAGATTAGATCATGGCCAAGCCTATTCCCGTCACCGATAGTGAGTTCGAGCAGAAGGTGCTCAAGTCAGAAGTACCTGTGGTCGTCGATTTTTGGGCGCCCTGGTGCGGTCCGTGCCGCGCAGTCGCGCCGATCCTCGATGAGCTGGCCGGCGAGTACGAGGGCCGTCTGACGATTGCCAAGGTCAACACCGATGAAGATTCGCAGTGGGCCAGCCAGCTGGGCATCATGGCCATCCCAACGATGGTCGTGTTCAAGAATGGCGAAGAGATCGGGCGCGTGCAGGGCGCGCGGCCGCGTGCGAATCTCAAGCAGGTATTCGATCAGATCATTGCATAAGATGAGGCGATAGCTATGTCGGAACCAAAATTGCCGGCGGCGTTGAACGGCCCGATCAGCGCTGGTACGCGCACGGAGGTATTGCTGCGCCTACGCCGGATCGAGGGCCAGGTGCGGGGTATCCACAAAATGATCGAAGATGATCGCGATTGCCGCGATGTGGTGGTGCAGCTCGCGGCGATCAAGGCTTCGATTGCCAGCCTCAACACGCTCGTGGCCGAGACATACGCACAAGAGTGCTTGTGCAACGCCGATCAGATCGGCTCATCGGATGTGACTGGCCTGCTCGACCTGCTGAAAGCGGCACGTTGACAGCCCGGCGCTTACGCCACCCTGCTGTTCAGTGGAGGAGCCTCGGCTTCTCCACTTAGTTTTCCCCCGTGTTCGCCTCATCCTCCCAGCTGAACGAGCGTGCCAGCAGCCAGTCGGCCAAGCCTGGCAGCAGCAGGCTCACGCCAATCGTCAGCCGATCACGCAGCGTGACATACGCGACGCGTGGCTCGCGTATGGCTGCGCGCAGGATGGCCTGGCCCACCTGCTCGGGGCTGGCAGCGCGTGGATTGACCCTGCGCTGCTCGTGCCCGCTGCCAAGCCGGTGCGCGGTAAATTCGGTGCGGGTTGTGCCTGGCCGCACCAGTGTGACAGCCACGCCACTGCCGCGTAGCTCCATGCGCAGCGCCTCGGTCAGCCGGTCGAGCGCAGCTTTAGCGGCAGCATAGCCACCCAGGTAAGGCAGCGCGCGCAGGCCCACCACCGACGAGACGAAGATCAGCTGGCCGCGCCCGTGCCGGCGCAGATGCGGCAGCGCCGCCTGCGTAAGCGCAAGCGGGCCAAACAGATCGACCGCCAGGGCTTGCTGAAAATCGCTGGCACGCAGCGTGCCCACCGGCGCCGCCAGGCCCACCCCGGCGTTATTGATGATGATATCGATCCCACCGAAGCTTGCTACCGCCTGATCGACCAGGTTGCGCACCGCGCGCGGGTCGGCCACATTGGTGGGGACCACGAGCGTTGGCCCAGGCAGGCTGCGCGCAAGCGCCTGCAGCCGCGCGTGATTGCGTGCTGCCAACACCAGGCGCGCACCAGCCTGCGAGAAGACGCGCGCAGTCGCCGCACCAATGCCGGCCGACGCACCAGTGATGATGACAACATTGTCGTGTGGATTCATGGCCTTCTTTTCGCGAAGCGGGGTTTTCACAGCGCTGTATTATACCGCCATTCGCTCCAACGGCTCGCGCACAGCTGCCGCCGGCCCGGCCGAGCGAGCTGATCGCTGGAGATCGGCAGGTGCAGCCTGGGGCGCGCGCACCTTACGGGCTATCTCGTGCGCCGAGTTTGTAATCAGCTGCACACCCTCGCGCTCGACAATCCGCAAGAAGGTAGCGGCAATCAGCGGGTCGAACTGCTTGCCCGACTGCTGCCGCACTTCGATCAGGACATGATCGGGCACCATGCCTTTGTGATATGGCCGATCCGATGCCATCGCCTCGACCGAGTCGCAGACGTTCAAGATGCGTGCCAGCAGTGGGATCGCCTCACCCGATAACCCCTCGGGGTAGCCGGCGCCGTCCCAGCGCTCGTGGTGGTAGCGCACAAATGGGGCCAGGTGGCGTAAGCCCTGGCATGCCTCGAGGAACTCGGCCCCAAGCACCGAGTGTGTCTTGATCTGCGTATACTCGTCAGTGCTCAGCTTGCCGGGCTTGTTCAGAATCTCTTCGGGAATGCCGAGCTTGCCGATATCGTGCAGCAGGCCGGCCTGGAACACGTGGTTCTGTTGATCCAGGCTCATGTTCAGCTCGCGCGCGATCAGCAGGGCATAATCGGCCACCTTGCCGGCATGCCCCGATGCATACGGGTCGCGCGCGTCGATGATCTTGGCAAGTGTAAGAAAGAGTTCGTCGTTCAGCTGGTGGATCGATTGGCTGGCACTCGCGATCTCGGCATTTGCGCGCTGTAGCTCCTGGTTCATGCGCTTGAGCTCGCGCATGCTGCCGGCGGTGCGCTCGGTATACTGCTTCTGAGCGAAGCGCATCATCAGCACCGGCAGTGTGAATACGAGCACGCCCACCACGCCCATGCTGGCATAGGCGATGCCAAGAAATAGGCCCATGACACATAAGGCCAGGTAGTGGCCGCCCAGCCAACCGAACTGCTCGCGCCACTGTACATGCGGCCTTGTGCCATTTGCCAGGCTCATAAAGGTTGCGAACAGGCCGCTCTCGATCATGTAGTGCGCCGCCCCAGCCACGCTCATCGTTACGATCAGCACAGGAAGCGAGGTGATCGTCAGCGGCACATTGACCATGTGGAAGGCAAACACAGGCACCGTACCACCAAGCATGTGTGTGGCCCAGTTGAATGCGGTTTTGTAGGGCGCAGGCCGGCGCAGCAGGTAGTGAACCAGGACGATCGCGGTGCTCACCACCATCACGCCGGGGATGCCCGCGATCAGCGCAACTGCGAACACCAGCGCGACCGAGACGGAGAAGGTTGTGTCGTCGTAGACGTTGATCTGCAGCAGCTCGGCCACCAGTGCCAGCACCGTCAGCAGGAAGATCGCCGGCAGGTCGAGCGGGCCGGCACGTAGCAGCCCCCAGGTTGCCACACCGATCCCGGCCGCGACTACGCCGCTGACAAAGAGCGCCAGCCGCCGGCGATTGGCCGCATCGGGTGGCGGCGTTGCCATGTGATGCGCCTGAACGTGTGCGGGCGCCACAAGCGGCTCAGCAGTGGTGAGCGGCTGGATGGGCGGTTCAGCAGCAGCCAGCTCGGCATGCTCGGTAGCCGGCGCGTAGACACCACGCGTATCGTGCTGCATTTGTTCGATCGTCAGCGAGTGGGGTACATCGGCGGTGTACACCACGCGGTTCCGGCCGGCCAGCTTGGCCTGGTACACCGCGACATCGGCGGCATGGATCAGATCGGTGGTGGAGCTGGCATCCTGCGGCAGGCATGCCACGCCAATGCTGAGTGTTGCGTGGATTGGTGTTGGGCTGGTGCTGACCGAAAAAGCCGCCGCGTCGATCGCAGCGCGTAGCCGCTCGGCCAGATCACGCGCGGCCGCCGGGCCAACTTCGGGCAGCACAATGCAAAACTCCTCGCCGCCAAAACGGCCGGCGATGTCGTACTTGCGAATGGTTGTGCGGATGATCTGGCCAATGCCGGCCAGCACTGCGTCGCCAGCCAGGTGGCCATATGTATTATTGATATTCCGCATCAGGTCAATGTCGGCTACTAGCAGGGCCAGTGGGCGCTCGAAGCGCTGCGCGCGGTCGAATTCGTCGAAGAATACCTTGTTAAAGTAACGCGCGTTCAGCAGCCCGGTTTTGGTATCGGTCTGCGCCTCGCGCTTCAGCTGCGGCACGGTGAGTGCGCGGTAGATCAGCACGATTGGCGAGAGTACCGGCAGGATCAGCCAGGGATTCAATGCCCAGAAGACAGCGACGATATAGCCCAGGCACAGATTGATGAAATCGGGCAAGAGATGCTCGACCTCGAGCACACGCGACTCTTGCCACGAGATGCCGCGTGCCAGCACCAGCGCAAGGCCAACCAGTACGTGGTTGAGCAACACGTAGGCCAGCGCGGCCAGTGTGGCCGCCAGCATCGGCGAGGCCGCCCCGGTCATATCGGTGTACACCAGCAGCTGGCCATGCAGCTGCCGCGCCGTGATACCCGCGATGATATGCGTACTAATATTGAATGGCTGAATATACCAGGCACGCAGGTGTGCGCTACGCAGCAGTCGCTCTTTTGCCCACTCGATCAGGTGCGGCAGTATGGCGAGCAGCACGAAGAGTGCCGGGGGCAGTAGCAGCACCCCGGCAAACAGAAAGATCATGCTGGGATAGTACGATTGCCGGTTGGGGGCCTCGGCCTCGAAGAGGTGCGATACGGTCGTGATCGCAACCAGGATGGCCAGCATGACCAGCTGTGCTACCAGTGGTGGGCCGGCCTGCCACGCGCTCCACGAGAGTGCGGCCGCAAGCACGAACACACCCCAGATGTACGCCCAGGCGAGCTTAGAC
The sequence above is drawn from the Candidatus Kouleothrix ribensis genome and encodes:
- a CDS encoding metal-dependent hydrolase, whose product is MASIGRDTTISWLGHGTFHITTPTGKKLLIDSWVETNPACPDAWKQRVRSEGLDAILITHGHFDHIADLLALATLTDAKIVCMFDLVSWLTAQGVGEDRIVGFNKGGTVQVAGIHATMTTAAHSSTYNDNGTIVPLGEAVGYVLRMENGFTIYHTGDTAVTYDMLIVGDLYQPDLTILPIGDYFTMDPRQAAYALKLIRSKYAIPGHFGTFPLLHGTPEQLRQHIAEFGVHTEVIALKPGESVA
- the trxA gene encoding thioredoxin; this encodes MAKPIPVTDSEFEQKVLKSEVPVVVDFWAPWCGPCRAVAPILDELAGEYEGRLTIAKVNTDEDSQWASQLGIMAIPTMVVFKNGEEIGRVQGARPRANLKQVFDQIIA
- a CDS encoding metal-sensitive transcriptional regulator, whose product is MSEPKLPAALNGPISAGTRTEVLLRLRRIEGQVRGIHKMIEDDRDCRDVVVQLAAIKASIASLNTLVAETYAQECLCNADQIGSSDVTGLLDLLKAAR
- a CDS encoding SDR family NAD(P)-dependent oxidoreductase, translated to MNPHDNVVIITGASAGIGAATARVFSQAGARLVLAARNHARLQALARSLPGPTLVVPTNVADPRAVRNLVDQAVASFGGIDIIINNAGVGLAAPVGTLRASDFQQALAVDLFGPLALTQAALPHLRRHGRGQLIFVSSVVGLRALPYLGGYAAAKAALDRLTEALRMELRGSGVAVTLVRPGTTRTEFTAHRLGSGHEQRRVNPRAASPEQVGQAILRAAIREPRVAYVTLRDRLTIGVSLLLPGLADWLLARSFSWEDEANTGEN
- a CDS encoding diguanylate cyclase codes for the protein MSKLAWAYIWGVFVLAAALSWSAWQAGPPLVAQLVMLAILVAITTVSHLFEAEAPNRQSYYPSMIFLFAGVLLLPPALFVLLAILPHLIEWAKERLLRSAHLRAWYIQPFNISTHIIAGITARQLHGQLLVYTDMTGAASPMLAATLAALAYVLLNHVLVGLALVLARGISWQESRVLEVEHLLPDFINLCLGYIVAVFWALNPWLILPVLSPIVLIYRALTVPQLKREAQTDTKTGLLNARYFNKVFFDEFDRAQRFERPLALLVADIDLMRNINNTYGHLAGDAVLAGIGQIIRTTIRKYDIAGRFGGEEFCIVLPEVGPAAARDLAERLRAAIDAAAFSVSTSPTPIHATLSIGVACLPQDASSTTDLIHAADVAVYQAKLAGRNRVVYTADVPHSLTIEQMQHDTRGVYAPATEHAELAAAEPPIQPLTTAEPLVAPAHVQAHHMATPPPDAANRRRLALFVSGVVAAGIGVATWGLLRAGPLDLPAIFLLTVLALVAELLQINVYDDTTFSVSVALVFAVALIAGIPGVMVVSTAIVLVHYLLRRPAPYKTAFNWATHMLGGTVPVFAFHMVNVPLTITSLPVLIVTMSVAGAAHYMIESGLFATFMSLANGTRPHVQWREQFGWLGGHYLALCVMGLFLGIAYASMGVVGVLVFTLPVLMMRFAQKQYTERTAGSMRELKRMNQELQRANAEIASASQSIHQLNDELFLTLAKIIDARDPYASGHAGKVADYALLIARELNMSLDQQNHVFQAGLLHDIGKLGIPEEILNKPGKLSTDEYTQIKTHSVLGAEFLEACQGLRHLAPFVRYHHERWDGAGYPEGLSGEAIPLLARILNVCDSVEAMASDRPYHKGMVPDHVLIEVRQQSGKQFDPLIAATFLRIVEREGVQLITNSAHEIARKVRAPQAAPADLQRSARSAGPAAAVREPLERMAV